A window from Mycoplasma phocoeninasale encodes these proteins:
- the proS gene encoding proline--tRNA ligase, translating to MKKLEKITPQNDDFARWYTDVIQNGDLMAYGASKGSIIFKPLSFGIWDNIRLTLDKEFKKVGVQNVNLPLLIPESLLAKEKDHLEGFNPELATVTEVGGKKLSEKYYIRPTSETLFGDFFKNEISSYNDLPLIYNQWVNVLRWEKTTNPFLRTREFLWQEGHTMHSDGEEAKELTLKMLKIYKKFVNDYLAIPVIDGEKTEHEKFSGADFTFTIEAMMKDGKALQAGTSHYLGHNFSVPFDITFKNKDNKLEYAYGTSWGISTRLIGALIMTHGDDRGIIIPPKIAPTQVDILELFANKEPKVHNLALSIEKTLNKVGISTKIDDSDKGAGFKASNSEIHGTPLRIEIGPRDLAENRILLVRRDTLEKFHVSVDDVKETVKEMLNDIQLNLYSQAEQRLLNNLVEVHNLDDFKKAISEGHWVITNFAGNGEDEIKIKELTGASSRCIPFKLPIKLKDDKCFFSNKKTKKCVIFAKAY from the coding sequence ATGAAAAAGCTAGAAAAAATTACTCCGCAAAATGATGATTTTGCTAGATGGTATACAGATGTTATCCAAAATGGCGATTTAATGGCTTATGGAGCTTCAAAGGGTTCTATAATTTTTAAGCCTTTATCTTTTGGCATTTGGGATAATATTCGTTTAACCCTAGATAAGGAATTTAAAAAAGTCGGAGTTCAAAATGTTAATTTACCACTACTAATTCCAGAAAGTTTACTTGCCAAGGAAAAAGATCACCTAGAAGGTTTTAATCCGGAACTGGCCACAGTAACTGAGGTTGGCGGAAAAAAATTAAGTGAAAAGTACTATATTCGTCCTACAAGTGAAACTTTATTTGGAGATTTCTTTAAAAATGAAATTAGCTCTTACAATGATTTACCATTAATTTATAATCAATGAGTTAATGTTTTAAGATGAGAGAAGACAACTAATCCATTCCTTAGAACTCGTGAATTTTTATGACAAGAAGGTCATACAATGCACTCTGATGGAGAGGAAGCAAAAGAGCTTACCCTTAAAATGCTAAAAATTTATAAAAAGTTTGTTAATGATTATTTAGCTATTCCCGTGATTGATGGCGAAAAAACTGAACACGAAAAGTTTTCAGGAGCTGATTTTACTTTCACAATTGAAGCAATGATGAAAGATGGCAAAGCTCTTCAAGCTGGCACAAGTCATTATTTAGGTCATAATTTTAGTGTTCCATTTGATATTACTTTTAAAAATAAAGACAACAAATTAGAATATGCTTATGGAACAAGTTGAGGCATTTCAACACGACTAATTGGTGCGCTAATTATGACACATGGAGATGATCGTGGTATTATTATTCCACCAAAGATTGCTCCAACTCAAGTCGATATTCTAGAGTTGTTTGCTAATAAGGAACCAAAAGTTCACAACTTAGCGCTTTCAATTGAAAAAACACTTAACAAAGTTGGCATTTCCACCAAGATTGATGATTCAGATAAAGGAGCAGGATTTAAAGCGTCTAATTCAGAAATTCATGGTACACCACTAAGAATTGAAATTGGGCCCCGCGATTTAGCTGAAAATAGAATATTATTAGTGAGACGTGATACACTCGAGAAATTTCATGTCTCAGTTGATGATGTTAAAGAAACGGTAAAAGAAATGCTAAATGATATTCAACTAAATTTATATAGTCAAGCAGAGCAAAGATTACTTAACAATCTTGTTGAGGTACATAATTTAGATGATTTCAAAAAAGCTATTTCTGAAGGTCACTGAGTTATTACTAATTTTGCCGGTAATGGTGAAGATGAAATTAAAATAAAAGAACTAACGGGAGCTTCATCGCGTTGTATACCCTTTAAGCTTCCAATCAAACTAAAAGATGATAAATGTTTCTTTAGCAATAAAAAAACCAAAAAATGTGTTATATTTGCTAAGGCATATTAA
- a CDS encoding thioredoxin family protein gives MLKKITHAELGDQHLNGKAIVAFRATWCPPCQMLAPELEMLANQHSNINIFDLDVDQNQEFAHQMGVSSIPSLFYYEDGQLVDRTVGYIPADELAKKFK, from the coding sequence ATGTTAAAAAAAATCACTCATGCAGAATTAGGTGATCAACACCTAAACGGTAAGGCGATTGTAGCATTTAGAGCTACATGATGTCCTCCTTGCCAAATGCTAGCACCAGAACTTGAAATGTTAGCAAATCAACATAGCAATATTAATATTTTTGATCTAGATGTTGATCAAAATCAAGAGTTTGCTCATCAAATGGGCGTTTCGTCAATTCCTTCATTATTCTACTATGAAGATGGTCAACTTGTTGATAGAACAGTTGGTTATATCCCTGCTGATGAACTTGCAAAAAAATTTAAATAA
- a CDS encoding HAD-IIB family hydrolase, giving the protein MLNFKPRAYFLDLDGTFLDLPKTENRVSEDNINIARQLNDQGIPVILSTGRRNSEFVVNLANKINSPYIVCQNGGLIVDSNNNVLKKCEIKRDSALKVIEILKKEKMFFMINSLPIIYGASTKIFMARPWTKKMEIKKYDEIPQISNVTKILTFGKFSTRGIKKIKESLEANFFNLKFHIVSKGWSIEINDMNATKGIANSYICQLLNIDPKKAVHFGDSGNDVSVKSYVGAFVVMKNAARNIKKHGDIIGYSYKRSGVAKTIKNLFMTKK; this is encoded by the coding sequence ATGTTAAATTTTAAACCACGTGCTTATTTTCTTGATTTAGATGGAACTTTCTTAGATTTACCTAAAACGGAAAATAGAGTTAGCGAAGATAACATTAATATCGCAAGACAACTAAATGATCAGGGAATCCCAGTTATTCTTTCAACTGGACGGCGTAATTCGGAATTTGTAGTTAATTTAGCTAATAAAATTAATTCACCATATATTGTTTGTCAAAATGGTGGTTTAATTGTTGACAGCAATAATAACGTTTTAAAAAAATGTGAGATTAAACGAGATAGTGCTCTAAAAGTAATTGAAATCCTAAAAAAAGAAAAAATGTTTTTTATGATTAATAGTTTGCCAATTATTTATGGGGCATCAACAAAAATCTTTATGGCACGACCATGAACCAAAAAAATGGAAATTAAAAAATATGATGAAATTCCACAAATATCAAATGTTACTAAAATTTTAACTTTTGGTAAGTTTTCAACCCGTGGCATCAAAAAAATTAAAGAAAGTTTAGAAGCAAACTTCTTTAATCTGAAATTCCACATTGTTTCTAAAGGTTGAAGTATTGAAATAAACGATATGAATGCTACTAAAGGTATTGCTAATTCGTATATCTGTCAATTACTAAATATTGATCCTAAAAAAGCTGTTCACTTTGGAGATTCGGGCAATGATGTTTCTGTTAAATCATATGTCGGCGCATTTGTTGTTATGAAAAATGCTGCCCGGAACATTAAAAAACACGGCGATATTATTGGTTATTCATATAAACGTAGTGGTGTAGCCAAAACAATTAAGAATCTTTTTATGACAAAAAAATAA
- a CDS encoding 5'-3' exonuclease, which produces MNNKKILIIDGTYLAYRSYYATAYGPNPNILQTTSGIQTNAIVGFFNTVNLLIKNYSPTHIYFAFDSKIKTFRHNIYTEYKAGRQKAPVEFYMQLDKIQQLLSALNIQNQYCDGYEADDIIAKAVNNFKGSSILIFSGDQDLNQLIDENIAILKKIKGEMVILNRHNFQKYYDFLPSQVIDYKAMVGDASDNFKGILGIGNKSAIALLNQYQSLENIYNNINEIKPSLAKKLIEHKEDAMRDKFMATLCSDFELCLPNIDSLAITKIELSEAANKILEELELNSLKRKFRSLSEFN; this is translated from the coding sequence ATGAATAATAAAAAAATATTAATTATTGATGGGACATATTTGGCTTACCGTTCATACTATGCTACAGCATATGGTCCTAATCCCAATATCTTGCAAACAACCTCAGGCATTCAAACGAATGCTATCGTTGGTTTTTTTAATACAGTTAATTTATTGATAAAAAATTATTCACCAACACATATTTATTTTGCATTTGATTCAAAAATTAAAACCTTCCGCCATAACATCTATACAGAATATAAAGCAGGAAGGCAGAAAGCGCCAGTGGAATTTTATATGCAGCTCGATAAAATTCAACAACTTCTATCAGCACTTAATATTCAAAATCAATACTGTGACGGCTATGAGGCTGATGACATCATTGCCAAAGCAGTTAACAATTTCAAAGGCTCAAGCATTCTAATCTTTTCTGGCGACCAGGATTTAAATCAACTAATTGACGAAAACATTGCGATACTAAAAAAAATCAAAGGCGAAATGGTAATTTTAAACCGCCACAATTTCCAAAAATATTATGATTTTCTTCCTTCACAAGTTATAGACTATAAAGCCATGGTAGGCGACGCAAGTGATAATTTCAAGGGAATTTTAGGAATTGGAAATAAATCAGCGATCGCCTTACTAAATCAGTATCAAAGTCTAGAAAATATTTACAATAACATTAATGAAATTAAACCATCACTGGCCAAAAAATTAATTGAACATAAAGAAGATGCTATGCGCGATAAATTCATGGCAACGTTATGCTCTGATTTTGAGCTATGTCTTCCTAATATTGATAGCTTAGCTATTACTAAAATTGAATTATCAGAGGCTGCCAATAAAATTCTTGAAGAGCTTGAGCTAAATTCATTAAAAAGAAAATTCAGAAGCTTGTCTGAATTTAATTAA
- the dnaE gene encoding DNA polymerase III subunit alpha: MKLINLHLNTTYSFLKSCIQPEEFIDNLKKSDNEYFAVTEHHNLFSLAYFKKLCEGSSLKPIFGLECDVEIEGKLYKFIVFAKNIDDFEILKNLSYYLLSNHFIKFENLSPFSKLIFIEHPIFGYFKRTNKKILLENHYYSLLPIDFENSAAALLSFGYDKCLLINHNAIFQFSDNEIIATLNLMRKEEHFHDIYEPCSFKLENEKKDAVLSELVNNTNEFAKSIYFEIPYHSYSLPKFQNDENLSSIEYLQNLLKKAITTKFSKDSWGQDYQIRLNHEFSVIKKMRLEDYFLIIQDWIKWSKNNDIAIGPGRGSAAGSLISYLLNITNVDPIRFNLIFERFLNIERVSMPDIDVDVQDDRRQDVINYLVNKYGFDNVANIVTFSSLGKKSAIRDVMRVNNISPKQIDSISKLISPDDKNLLEEYQNNSKFSLELARIDSEDSNLVDKILNVSNRISGFYRQSGTHAAGLVISSKPIIKFVPTLMVDETIQQTQVSMEYLEKFGLIKMDILGLKTLTTIKEIKDLIEKNLNIKVDLDNIPLNDQKTFSILSAGNSIGIFQLESAIMIRALEKIKVNDFEDIVAIISLNRPGPMVNIPKYAARKFGNETVPKINPEYDKIVANTYGIIVYQEQIMQIAQTVANMSFSEADNFRRIISKKKSDEMEDEKQKFINRSIQNNYSIDTATMIFKSIEKFADYGFNRSHAISYALISYQMAYLKAHYPLEFYAACISSAHGAHETISKYVNEAKKMNIRVVSPNIVDSEINAVIKDNAIILPLNMIKGIGSEIVKLVVNNRNENKSYINFQHALYCLLGSKSLGIATIRTLIEANAMRIFNINQQTLLKEIESENSDLMLWLETNKNHPWDEIKDQIINYKPTNIFENDYKIEEENERRLLGQVYNASRTSNYEKVGSRFNDMHVGNEYVTTAVCLNVKLAITKQNKNYLILTFQDSTQTAVAFMWNANDEKYNEIKNLKDKLVEIKVIKDRGDKIILKDWKIRNE, encoded by the coding sequence ATGAAATTAATTAATTTACACTTGAATACCACATATTCATTTTTAAAGAGTTGTATCCAGCCTGAAGAGTTTATTGATAATCTTAAAAAAAGTGATAATGAATACTTTGCAGTTACTGAACATCACAACTTATTTAGCCTAGCATATTTTAAAAAATTATGTGAAGGTAGCAGCTTAAAACCGATCTTTGGTTTAGAATGTGATGTTGAAATTGAAGGCAAACTATATAAATTTATTGTTTTTGCCAAAAATATTGACGATTTTGAAATTTTAAAAAACTTATCATATTATCTTTTATCAAATCATTTTATTAAATTTGAAAATTTATCGCCGTTTAGCAAATTAATTTTTATTGAACATCCCATTTTTGGATATTTCAAAAGAACTAATAAAAAAATATTGCTTGAAAATCATTATTACAGTTTACTTCCAATTGATTTTGAAAATAGTGCCGCAGCATTATTATCATTCGGTTATGACAAATGCTTACTTATTAATCATAACGCTATTTTTCAATTTTCTGATAACGAAATTATTGCAACTTTAAATTTAATGCGAAAAGAAGAACACTTTCATGACATTTATGAGCCCTGCAGTTTTAAGCTTGAAAATGAAAAAAAAGACGCAGTTTTAAGTGAATTAGTAAATAATACTAATGAATTTGCTAAAAGTATCTATTTTGAAATTCCTTATCATAGTTATTCACTTCCAAAATTTCAAAATGACGAAAATCTTAGTTCAATCGAATATTTACAGAACCTTCTAAAAAAAGCAATAACAACTAAATTTAGCAAAGACAGTTGAGGTCAAGATTATCAAATAAGACTAAATCATGAATTTTCAGTAATTAAAAAAATGCGACTAGAAGATTACTTTTTAATTATTCAAGATTGAATTAAATGGTCAAAAAATAATGATATTGCAATTGGCCCCGGACGGGGAAGTGCTGCTGGGTCTTTAATTAGCTATCTACTTAACATTACCAACGTTGATCCAATTAGATTCAATTTGATTTTCGAAAGATTTTTAAATATTGAAAGAGTATCAATGCCAGATATTGATGTCGACGTTCAAGATGATAGAAGGCAAGACGTTATTAATTATTTAGTTAATAAATATGGTTTTGACAATGTTGCTAATATTGTCACTTTTTCATCACTTGGCAAAAAATCAGCGATTAGAGATGTTATGCGAGTGAATAATATTTCGCCAAAACAAATTGATAGTATCTCCAAACTAATTTCTCCTGATGATAAAAACTTATTAGAAGAGTATCAAAACAATAGTAAGTTTTCACTCGAACTTGCTAGAATTGATTCTGAAGATTCAAATCTTGTAGATAAAATTTTGAATGTTTCAAACCGAATTTCTGGCTTCTATCGTCAAAGCGGGACACATGCCGCCGGTCTTGTTATTAGTTCTAAGCCAATTATTAAGTTTGTTCCAACTTTAATGGTAGATGAAACAATTCAGCAAACACAAGTAAGTATGGAATACTTAGAAAAATTTGGGTTAATTAAAATGGATATCCTGGGTCTTAAAACACTAACTACCATTAAGGAAATTAAGGATTTAATTGAAAAAAATTTAAATATTAAAGTTGATTTAGATAATATTCCGCTAAATGATCAAAAAACTTTTTCAATTCTAAGTGCCGGTAATAGTATCGGGATATTTCAACTAGAAAGTGCGATTATGATTCGTGCCTTGGAAAAAATTAAGGTCAATGATTTTGAAGATATTGTGGCAATTATTTCACTTAATCGTCCAGGTCCAATGGTTAATATTCCAAAATACGCAGCTCGAAAATTTGGTAATGAAACTGTGCCAAAAATCAATCCTGAATACGATAAAATTGTTGCCAATACATACGGCATTATTGTCTATCAAGAACAAATTATGCAAATTGCTCAAACTGTTGCTAATATGTCATTCTCTGAAGCTGATAATTTTAGAAGAATTATTTCTAAGAAAAAAAGTGATGAAATGGAAGATGAAAAACAAAAATTTATAAATCGCTCTATTCAAAATAACTATTCAATTGATACTGCAACAATGATTTTTAAAAGTATTGAGAAATTTGCTGATTATGGATTTAATCGTTCACATGCAATTTCATATGCCTTGATTAGCTATCAAATGGCATATCTAAAAGCTCATTATCCACTCGAATTTTATGCCGCCTGTATTTCATCAGCCCACGGTGCACATGAAACAATTTCCAAATACGTTAACGAAGCAAAGAAAATGAATATCAGGGTAGTATCTCCAAATATTGTTGATTCAGAAATTAATGCCGTTATAAAAGATAATGCTATTATTTTACCTCTAAACATGATTAAAGGCATTGGTAGTGAAATTGTTAAGCTTGTTGTTAATAATCGCAATGAAAATAAATCTTACATTAACTTTCAACATGCTCTTTATTGTCTCCTAGGATCTAAATCTTTAGGCATCGCAACCATTAGAACCCTAATCGAAGCAAATGCCATGCGAATTTTCAACATTAACCAGCAAACTCTGCTAAAAGAAATTGAAAGCGAAAATAGTGACCTAATGTTATGACTTGAAACTAATAAAAACCATCCTTGAGATGAAATTAAAGACCAAATAATTAACTACAAACCAACAAATATTTTTGAAAATGATTATAAAATTGAAGAAGAAAATGAGAGAAGATTGCTTGGTCAGGTTTATAATGCTTCTAGAACATCTAACTATGAAAAAGTTGGTTCCAGATTCAATGATATGCATGTTGGTAATGAATATGTAACCACTGCAGTTTGCCTTAATGTTAAGCTAGCCATTACCAAACAAAATAAGAACTATTTAATACTAACTTTTCAAGATTCAACACAAACTGCTGTTGCTTTTATGTGAAATGCTAACGATGAAAAATACAATGAAATTAAAAATCTAAAAGATAAATTAGTCGAGATTAAAGTAATAAAAGATAGGGGCGATAAAATAATTTTAAAAGATTGGAAAATTAGAAATGAATAA
- the hrcA gene encoding heat-inducible transcriptional repressor HrcA — MNNDFRDEKINAKLAYYFKLIVDTYIETGEPVGSQKLVEEHKLNCSSATIRNIMAELEKRNFLEKPHTSGGRVPSAKGLEYYARNLVYNPLEYFDERLEDLLAKRRISIDSTLDEAAKIVGQMAGFAVVATSNNLYETLKSIQLTALNSASAVVVLVTSGGNVQNKIFNFDKGVELNDLRIAVRLFKERLIDTPLIELASKIQSLSPIFSKQVKNYEVIMQKFIKSIFRFEEKIENKAFNKSAIILSEKISREEIAKLFDLIENHSVWEAIENNLDDESNIKLDVSRPNLNIISKKIDFVNSENIKEISIVGPKNLDFKESFEAIKILEKIIKDRNGEKNE; from the coding sequence ATGAATAACGATTTTAGAGATGAAAAAATAAATGCAAAATTAGCCTACTATTTCAAGTTGATTGTTGACACTTACATTGAAACAGGAGAACCTGTCGGATCGCAAAAGCTTGTTGAGGAACATAAACTAAATTGTTCATCTGCAACAATTAGAAATATTATGGCGGAACTTGAAAAACGTAATTTTTTAGAAAAACCACACACTTCAGGTGGTAGAGTTCCCTCTGCAAAAGGTCTTGAATATTATGCTAGAAATTTGGTATATAATCCTCTCGAATATTTTGATGAACGTTTAGAAGATTTGCTTGCTAAAAGGAGAATAAGTATTGATTCAACGTTGGATGAAGCAGCAAAAATTGTTGGACAAATGGCCGGATTTGCCGTTGTTGCCACATCTAATAATTTATACGAAACTCTGAAAAGCATTCAACTAACTGCTTTGAATAGCGCCTCTGCTGTTGTTGTTTTAGTAACAAGTGGTGGCAATGTTCAAAATAAGATTTTCAATTTTGATAAAGGGGTTGAACTTAATGATCTGAGAATAGCAGTTAGACTATTCAAAGAGCGTCTAATTGACACCCCTCTAATTGAATTAGCTTCTAAAATTCAATCATTATCGCCAATTTTTAGCAAACAAGTAAAAAATTACGAAGTAATTATGCAGAAATTTATTAAGTCTATTTTTAGATTTGAGGAGAAAATCGAAAATAAAGCTTTCAACAAAAGTGCTATAATTTTATCTGAAAAAATTTCACGAGAAGAGATTGCGAAATTATTTGATTTAATTGAAAATCATTCTGTATGGGAAGCAATAGAAAACAATCTAGATGATGAAAGTAATATTAAATTAGATGTATCACGCCCTAACTTAAATATTATTTCTAAAAAAATTGATTTTGTTAATAGTGAAAATATTAAAGAAATTAGCATAGTTGGTCCTAAAAATTTAGACTTTAAAGAATCATTTGAAGCAATAAAGATTTTAGAGAAAATTATTAAGGATAGGAATGGAGAAAAAAATGAGTAA
- a CDS encoding nucleotide exchange factor GrpE, translated as MSKKINEFDYIEFVVMEKSQKDFKDEEIQKGFFKTNTFDKEIEDVFETTELDDNNEIKCELERGNVVIKVLKRTETPELYRNVLENYNKSHNDVIEAQMNAVKLLQKVEQLNSEIVENEKNFRKQLIDLQQAAQNQLNEHKQKNDEHIANQTKEIKDYALQSFLEDLLTPLNNFEIAINSAKDIDNPIVQNFVRGFEMLYTQIDTILNDHGVEKIIPTVGEKFDPNIHQAFELTDEGDESEAIVLVKNIGYKLHNRTIKPALVVVKK; from the coding sequence ATGAGTAAAAAAATAAATGAATTTGACTATATTGAATTTGTGGTTATGGAAAAATCGCAAAAAGACTTTAAAGACGAAGAAATTCAGAAAGGTTTCTTCAAAACTAACACTTTTGACAAAGAAATAGAAGATGTATTTGAAACAACAGAATTAGATGATAACAATGAGATTAAGTGCGAATTAGAAAGAGGAAATGTAGTAATTAAAGTTCTAAAAAGAACTGAAACTCCAGAGTTATATAGAAATGTTCTTGAAAACTACAATAAATCACATAATGATGTAATAGAAGCCCAAATGAATGCAGTCAAATTACTACAAAAAGTAGAACAGCTAAATTCAGAAATTGTTGAAAATGAAAAAAACTTTAGAAAGCAATTAATTGATTTACAGCAAGCAGCTCAAAATCAACTTAATGAGCATAAACAAAAAAATGATGAACACATTGCAAATCAAACCAAGGAAATTAAAGATTACGCTTTGCAATCTTTTTTAGAAGATCTTTTAACACCATTAAATAACTTTGAAATCGCAATTAATAGTGCAAAAGATATTGATAATCCAATCGTTCAAAACTTTGTGCGTGGATTTGAAATGTTATACACTCAAATCGATACAATATTAAATGACCATGGTGTGGAAAAAATTATTCCTACTGTTGGAGAAAAATTTGATCCAAACATCCATCAAGCATTTGAACTAACTGATGAAGGTGATGAATCTGAAGCAATTGTTTTGGTTAAAAATATTGGATATAAGCTTCATAATCGAACAATTAAACCTGCATTAGTGGTTGTAAAAAAATAA
- the lon gene encoding endopeptidase La codes for MKIPFIAIKNQIILPFGIENEKIRVGKPASVNAFFESVEKHNNKVLIAFIKKDVDIKNEPNINQLEEYGVIADIVGQEENNGIYDLQLKSGDRQKIISLEAKESADGSGSHIIYANTEEDILENKNLKNFNEKFRKVSMIVRKLAAPHFDPTEDGMKTNGNFKAISNFLNSYKNDINVADYSLITWKIINHLRSSFSTIELLKFINYSNLDIRFDEIIKKLINRIKFDELEGEINSNLRGDMENQQREFFLREKLRQINKMLNEDDGGNKLVANIEENDALKKQYPQYVLDALRSEQNRMSSMMPSSPEANISKTYIDLLLNLPWRKVSKEIIDIDFVRKILDRDHYGLKKPKERILEFISVLTHTKGKSSKDEYIAIKNDPEHFIDTKLFVTQAGQANNNPVNNIPILTLIGPPGTGKTTLAKSIAEALKRKFIKVSLGGVKDESEIRGHRRTYVGAMPGKIISAIKKARVSNPVILLDEIDKMSSDFRGDPTSAMLEVLDPEQNANFQDHYLDLEYDLSKVLFIATANSYDTIPAPLIDRVEILELSTYTTKEKIEIAKSYLMPKIYSQNALTEKQMQLNDEVLEFIVRFYTRESGVRELKRILDSIARKIVVQILDKKIKKEFIVTKQAVVDFLGPIKFDDDENENKAQIGVVNGLAYTSFGGSTLAIEVTTFPGKDGLKLTGQLKDVMKESAQIALAYVRSNAKKFGIDFDFENNSIHIHVPAGAIPKDGPSAGVTFTTSIISALTKKPVPAIIGMTGEITLRGKVLPIGGLKEKSLAATQFGIKKIFIPNDNFKNLVDVPEEVKKEVQFIPVKYYDEIYNEIFK; via the coding sequence ATGAAAATTCCATTTATAGCAATTAAAAATCAAATAATTTTACCATTTGGTATTGAAAATGAAAAAATAAGAGTTGGAAAACCAGCATCAGTTAATGCTTTTTTTGAGTCGGTTGAAAAGCATAATAATAAGGTTTTAATTGCTTTTATTAAAAAGGATGTTGACATTAAAAATGAACCCAATATTAATCAATTAGAAGAATATGGGGTAATTGCTGACATCGTTGGTCAAGAGGAAAATAACGGGATTTATGATCTTCAACTTAAATCAGGTGATCGTCAAAAAATCATTAGCCTTGAAGCTAAAGAAAGTGCTGATGGTTCTGGTAGTCATATAATTTATGCTAACACCGAAGAGGATATTTTAGAAAATAAAAATCTGAAGAATTTCAATGAAAAATTTAGAAAAGTTTCAATGATTGTAAGAAAGTTAGCAGCCCCACATTTTGATCCAACTGAAGACGGTATGAAAACAAATGGAAATTTCAAAGCAATTTCTAACTTTTTAAATTCTTATAAAAATGATATTAATGTTGCCGACTATTCACTAATTACTTGAAAAATTATAAATCACTTACGTAGTAGTTTTTCTACTATTGAACTACTAAAATTTATTAACTATAGTAATTTAGACATTAGATTTGATGAAATTATTAAAAAACTAATTAACCGAATTAAATTTGATGAGCTTGAAGGTGAAATAAACAGTAATCTTCGTGGTGATATGGAAAATCAACAACGTGAATTCTTCCTGCGTGAAAAATTACGTCAAATTAATAAAATGTTAAATGAAGACGATGGCGGCAATAAATTAGTTGCCAACATTGAGGAAAATGATGCACTAAAAAAACAATATCCTCAATATGTTTTAGATGCCTTGAGAAGTGAACAAAACCGTATGTCATCAATGATGCCTTCAAGTCCAGAAGCTAATATCTCAAAAACATACATTGATTTACTACTGAATCTTCCATGAAGAAAAGTAAGCAAAGAGATTATTGATATTGATTTTGTTAGAAAAATCCTTGATAGAGATCATTATGGTCTAAAGAAACCAAAAGAAAGAATTTTGGAGTTTATTTCTGTGTTAACTCACACTAAAGGCAAGTCTTCAAAAGATGAATATATTGCCATCAAAAATGATCCTGAACACTTTATTGATACAAAATTATTTGTTACTCAAGCGGGACAAGCTAATAATAATCCAGTTAACAATATTCCAATACTAACCTTAATTGGTCCTCCCGGAACAGGTAAAACAACCTTGGCTAAATCTATTGCCGAAGCACTAAAGAGAAAATTCATAAAAGTTTCATTAGGTGGAGTTAAGGATGAAAGTGAAATAAGAGGTCATAGAAGAACTTACGTCGGAGCAATGCCTGGAAAAATTATTTCTGCAATTAAAAAAGCTCGTGTTTCTAACCCGGTTATCTTACTTGATGAAATTGACAAAATGTCATCAGATTTCCGTGGTGATCCAACTAGTGCAATGCTTGAAGTACTAGATCCTGAGCAAAATGCTAATTTTCAAGATCACTACCTTGATTTAGAATACGACCTATCAAAGGTGCTATTCATCGCCACAGCTAACTCATATGATACCATTCCTGCCCCATTAATTGACCGTGTTGAAATTTTGGAATTATCAACATATACAACGAAAGAAAAAATAGAAATTGCTAAATCATATTTGATGCCAAAAATTTACTCACAAAATGCCCTAACTGAAAAGCAAATGCAATTAAATGATGAAGTTTTAGAATTTATCGTGAGATTTTATACCCGTGAAAGTGGAGTTCGTGAACTAAAAAGAATTCTTGATAGTATTGCTAGAAAAATTGTTGTTCAGATTCTAGACAAAAAGATCAAAAAAGAATTTATTGTTACTAAACAAGCGGTGGTTGACTTTTTAGGACCAATTAAATTTGATGATGACGAAAATGAAAACAAGGCACAAATTGGTGTTGTAAATGGCCTTGCTTATACAAGTTTTGGTGGTTCTACTTTAGCAATCGAGGTAACAACTTTCCCTGGCAAAGATGGTCTAAAGTTGACAGGACAACTTAAAGATGTTATGAAAGAATCTGCCCAAATTGCGCTAGCTTATGTTCGATCAAATGCTAAAAAATTTGGAATTGACTTTGATTTTGAAAATAATTCAATTCATATCCACGTTCCAGCCGGAGCTATTCCGAAAGACGGACCTAGTGCCGGAGTAACATTTACCACCTCAATTATTAGTGCCTTAACTAAAAAACCAGTTCCGGCTATTATTGGAATGACTGGTGAGATTACTTTACGGGGAAAAGTTCTACCAATTGGTGGCTTAAAAGAAAAATCACTAGCAGCCACCCAATTTGGTATTAAGAAAATTTTTATTCCTAATGATAACTTTAAGAACTTAGTTGATGTTCCTGAAGAAGTAAAAAAAGAAGTTCAATTCATCCCGGTTAAATACTATGATGAAATATATAATGAAATTTTTAAATAG